One window of the Candidatus Zixiibacteriota bacterium genome contains the following:
- the mcp gene encoding Methyl-accepting chemotaxis like domain (Sensory transducer), whose protein sequence is MTIKSKILLLGILGACIPMAIVLCMTYFQKQSLVTDVARELDSQTKGQLATICQDSYSLCKSQQESIEQALTGSLNVARLFLLRNGRPSLLSQKIHWKAINQITKEATEIDLPAMGLGGNQIDQTSDAGKYSPVVDDATSLVGGTCTIFQRMNSDGDMLRISTNVLTLEGKRAIGTYIAARGSDGKPNPIIEAVMNGQTYKGKAFVVNTWYITAYEPIKNAAGEIIGMLYVGIKQENVTSLRKALLSVKAGKTGYLYVLRGTGAQKGEYVISKDSKLDGTNILNKQTAGSENAYLKIINDAISASDGRVSYLSFSWRESDNEPMRKRLDAVTYFEPWDWVIGVASYDDEMNVVSDKTVSSLNKLVTASIIIGLVLIGLAVLISFYLAGSIAGPITRAIGNLTNASGQAASAAGQVTSASQQLSQGASDQAASIEETSSSLTEISGKTKNNADYTRKANELAQQTKVSAQDGNSAMAEMQQAMDAINEASDKISHIIKSIEEIAFQTNLLALNAAVEAARAGEHGKGFAVVAEEVRHLAERAANSAKDTASLIADSISTARGGRDIVVRAVESLKTIGDNAERVASIVADIAQLSEEQSEGISQITQAVGQVDEITQQNASAAEETASASEELSAQAEALTGIVSELENLIGGAKGRSEKIPVNY, encoded by the coding sequence ATGACAATCAAATCTAAAATCCTGCTTTTGGGCATCTTGGGGGCATGCATACCTATGGCAATCGTTCTTTGTATGACCTACTTCCAGAAGCAGAGTCTGGTGACCGATGTAGCCAGAGAATTGGATTCCCAGACTAAGGGCCAACTGGCGACCATTTGCCAGGATTCATATTCTCTCTGCAAAAGTCAGCAGGAATCTATAGAACAGGCGCTGACCGGCAGTCTAAATGTAGCGCGGCTTTTTCTTCTGAGAAACGGGAGGCCAAGTCTCTTATCTCAAAAAATCCATTGGAAAGCTATCAATCAAATTACCAAGGAGGCCACCGAAATCGATCTGCCGGCTATGGGGCTGGGCGGCAATCAAATTGATCAGACTTCCGACGCCGGAAAATATTCACCAGTTGTCGATGATGCGACTTCGCTTGTCGGCGGAACCTGCACCATCTTCCAGAGGATGAATAGCGACGGCGACATGCTTCGTATTTCCACCAATGTTCTGACTCTGGAAGGGAAGCGCGCTATCGGAACCTATATCGCGGCCCGCGGCTCCGACGGAAAACCGAACCCCATTATTGAGGCCGTCATGAACGGCCAAACCTACAAGGGTAAGGCTTTTGTCGTTAATACCTGGTATATAACCGCCTATGAACCCATAAAAAATGCCGCCGGGGAAATAATTGGCATGCTATACGTCGGCATTAAACAGGAGAATGTCACCAGTCTCCGCAAGGCCCTTCTCTCTGTCAAAGCCGGCAAGACCGGATATTTGTACGTTCTCCGCGGTACCGGGGCGCAAAAGGGCGAATATGTCATTTCCAAAGATTCCAAATTGGATGGTACCAATATCCTTAATAAACAGACGGCGGGAAGCGAAAACGCCTATCTGAAAATCATTAATGACGCTATTTCCGCCAGCGACGGCAGAGTCTCATATTTGTCTTTCTCCTGGCGAGAAAGTGATAATGAACCGATGCGGAAGCGCCTTGATGCCGTAACATACTTCGAACCGTGGGACTGGGTCATCGGGGTGGCATCGTATGACGACGAAATGAATGTCGTGTCCGACAAGACCGTATCGTCCCTGAATAAACTGGTAACCGCTTCTATCATAATTGGTCTGGTGTTGATCGGCCTTGCCGTTCTGATATCCTTCTATTTGGCCGGAAGCATTGCCGGTCCTATCACCCGTGCCATCGGCAATCTTACAAATGCCTCCGGTCAGGCGGCTTCGGCGGCCGGTCAGGTGACCAGCGCCAGCCAACAGCTCTCTCAGGGAGCCTCCGATCAGGCGGCCTCAATAGAGGAAACATCAAGTTCGCTCACGGAAATTTCCGGCAAAACCAAGAACAACGCCGACTACACCAGGAAGGCCAATGAACTGGCTCAGCAAACCAAGGTCAGTGCGCAGGATGGAAATTCCGCCATGGCCGAAATGCAGCAGGCCATGGATGCCATCAATGAGGCCTCGGATAAAATCTCCCATATTATTAAATCAATCGAGGAGATTGCTTTCCAAACCAATCTTCTTGCCCTTAACGCCGCGGTCGAGGCGGCCCGGGCCGGAGAGCACGGCAAAGGATTCGCCGTGGTGGCCGAGGAAGTCCGTCATCTGGCGGAGCGGGCCGCCAATTCCGCCAAGGACACCGCTTCTCTCATTGCCGATAGCATTTCCACCGCCCGCGGCGGCCGCGATATCGTGGTCCGGGCGGTCGAATCGCTCAAAACCATCGGCGATAATGCCGAGCGGGTGGCCTCCATTGTTGCGGATATAGCACAATTGTCCGAAGAACAATCCGAGGGCATCTCGCAGATTACCCAGGCCGTGGGGCAAGTCGATGAAATAACGCAGCAGAATGCCTCCGCCGCCGAGGAAACGGCGTCGGCCTCCGAGGAATTAAGCGCCCAGGCCGAGGCCCTGACCGGTATTGTTTCCGAACTCGAAAACCTCATCGGGGGAGCAAAGGGACGAAGCGAAAAAATTCCGGTAAACTACTGA
- a CDS encoding 50S ribosomal protein L28 (modular protein), with protein sequence MSRKWRDGRGKPPGGNLSLAFLTENCILFDFEILEKLKMAKVCEICGKKPVMGRNVSHAHNVTPRRWNPNLQSVRASINGRTKTIRVCTACLKAGKVQKVTR encoded by the coding sequence GTGTCAAGAAAATGGCGGGACGGCCGCGGAAAGCCGCCCGGCGGAAATTTATCCCTTGCTTTTTTGACCGAAAACTGTATCTTATTTGACTTTGAAATACTGGAGAAATTGAAAATGGCTAAAGTGTGCGAAATATGTGGGAAAAAGCCGGTCATGGGCCGCAATGTCTCCCACGCCCATAATGTGACTCCCCGCCGCTGGAATCCCAACCTTCAATCGGTTCGCGCCAGCATTAACGGCCGGACAAAGACCATCCGCGTCTGCACCGCCTGTCTCAAGGCAGGCAAGGTCCAAAAAGTGACTCGATAA
- the serS gene encoding Serine--tRNA ligase, whose product MLDIKFIRENPQLVKDAVKNKNDKADIDGILELDKKRRGIIAEVEQLKALRNSVSEQIAQKKKKKEDAGADIARMKEVGEKIASFDNDLRATEEEINGMLLRVPNVPHHSVPVGDSEECNVTVREWGKIPQYSFTPAPHWEIGEKLGLLDLPAAAKITGSGFYILKGAGARLQRALIQFMLDTHTADGFVEIAPPYLANSESMTGTGQLPKLAEDMYKLAEENLYLIPTAEVPVTNLHRDEILPEEKLPIYYVAHTPCFRREAGAAGKDTRGMIRVHQFEKVELVKIVHPDKSYDEHETLLQQAEKIIRALNIPYRVRLLCTGDLSFAGAKCYDIEIWCAGVNKYLEISSVSNFESFQARRMNTRFRDKDKKVHFVHTLNGSGTALARLVPAIMENYQTEYGTIVIPEALRPYMGGLTEISEKEKRG is encoded by the coding sequence ATGCTTGATATTAAATTTATAAGAGAAAATCCGCAATTGGTCAAAGATGCGGTTAAAAATAAGAACGACAAAGCGGATATTGACGGTATCCTGGAGTTGGACAAGAAGCGGCGGGGGATAATTGCCGAGGTAGAACAACTCAAGGCGCTCAGAAATAGTGTCTCTGAGCAAATTGCGCAGAAGAAGAAAAAGAAAGAGGATGCCGGCGCCGATATCGCCCGGATGAAGGAAGTCGGTGAAAAAATAGCCTCTTTTGACAACGATCTCCGGGCGACCGAAGAAGAAATAAACGGCATGCTTCTTCGGGTGCCGAATGTGCCGCATCATTCAGTCCCCGTGGGAGACAGTGAAGAGTGCAATGTCACGGTCCGGGAGTGGGGGAAGATCCCGCAATATAGTTTCACTCCGGCGCCGCACTGGGAAATAGGGGAGAAGCTGGGGCTTCTGGATCTCCCGGCGGCGGCAAAAATTACCGGCTCCGGGTTTTATATATTGAAGGGGGCCGGGGCCAGGTTGCAGCGTGCCCTGATACAATTCATGCTGGATACCCATACCGCCGACGGTTTTGTGGAAATCGCCCCGCCGTATCTGGCGAATTCCGAATCGATGACTGGTACCGGGCAGTTGCCGAAACTGGCCGAAGATATGTACAAACTTGCCGAGGAGAATTTGTATTTGATCCCGACCGCCGAGGTTCCGGTGACTAATTTGCACCGGGATGAAATTCTGCCGGAGGAAAAACTGCCGATTTACTATGTGGCCCATACCCCCTGTTTCCGCCGCGAAGCGGGAGCGGCCGGAAAGGATACCCGGGGGATGATACGGGTGCATCAATTCGAAAAAGTGGAACTGGTCAAAATCGTGCATCCGGACAAATCGTATGACGAGCACGAAACTCTTCTTCAGCAGGCGGAAAAAATAATCCGGGCCTTGAACATTCCCTACCGGGTCCGCCTGCTCTGCACCGGGGATCTGTCTTTTGCGGGAGCGAAATGCTACGATATCGAAATCTGGTGCGCGGGAGTGAACAAATACCTGGAAATATCATCGGTCTCCAATTTTGAATCGTTCCAGGCCCGGCGGATGAACACCCGTTTCCGCGACAAGGATAAAAAAGTGCATTTTGTCCACACTCTGAACGGTTCCGGTACGGCCCTGGCGAGGCTGGTTCCGGCAATAATGGAAAATTACCAGACGGAATACGGTACCATTGTGATACCGGAGGCGCTTCGACCCTATATGGGAGGGTTAACGGAAATTAGCGAAAAAGAGAAGCGTGGCTAA
- a CDS encoding Integral membrane sensor signal transduction histidine kinase — MAKKNNIKLAIGGTTVFKLFLVVGIVLISIVFIWYTLDVIGQLKSDAEKMVASYVKLWQLAANDNTSGGEVQIIFDEVIKKANFPVVIAGLDHQPIFWRNIPNIEDNDPSPAARAKVIKLVEKMRHDYGEIPLKYNDQVISYFYYGDSPVISQLRRMPFIEIGLVLAFILIGFIGFQNIRRSEERHIWVGMAKETAHQLGTPISSLMGWIEILQSQCETGIPAAGNQPELNTAEITAQMKTDVDRLQRVANRFGQIGSRPELREIDLNKLLEDTGQYFRRRLPFEGKGIQINCHFSPLPVMAMNGELITWAVENLIKNALQAVDPEKGRIEINSAPAKDMKCVVIQVIDNGSGIPAAYARRLFRPGFTTKKRGWGLGLTLARRIVQEYHKGKIFLVRSKPGETVFQITLPVQEATKKKTT; from the coding sequence GTGGCTAAGAAAAACAATATAAAACTGGCGATCGGCGGGACGACAGTATTCAAACTGTTCCTGGTCGTCGGCATCGTTCTTATCTCGATTGTCTTCATCTGGTACACTCTCGACGTTATCGGGCAGTTGAAATCGGACGCCGAAAAAATGGTGGCATCGTATGTCAAACTCTGGCAGTTGGCGGCCAATGACAATACCTCGGGCGGCGAGGTTCAGATTATTTTCGACGAAGTCATAAAGAAGGCCAATTTCCCTGTGGTCATCGCCGGTCTGGATCATCAGCCGATATTCTGGAGAAATATACCAAATATAGAAGACAATGATCCGTCGCCGGCGGCCCGAGCCAAAGTTATAAAATTGGTCGAGAAGATGCGGCACGATTACGGTGAAATACCGCTGAAATACAATGATCAGGTAATATCTTATTTTTATTACGGTGATTCGCCGGTAATAAGTCAATTGCGGCGGATGCCGTTCATCGAAATCGGCCTGGTGCTGGCCTTTATTCTTATCGGTTTCATCGGTTTCCAGAATATTCGGCGATCCGAAGAGCGTCATATCTGGGTCGGCATGGCCAAAGAGACGGCACACCAACTGGGAACGCCGATATCATCGCTGATGGGCTGGATCGAGATTCTTCAATCGCAGTGTGAGACCGGGATACCGGCCGCGGGGAATCAACCGGAATTAAATACGGCCGAAATTACGGCTCAAATGAAGACCGATGTGGATCGCCTGCAAAGGGTGGCCAACCGATTCGGGCAGATCGGTTCGCGCCCGGAACTGAGGGAAATCGACCTTAACAAATTGTTGGAGGATACGGGGCAATATTTCCGCCGGCGGTTGCCGTTTGAGGGTAAGGGGATACAGATAAATTGTCATTTTTCTCCCCTGCCGGTGATGGCAATGAACGGCGAACTGATTACCTGGGCGGTGGAAAATCTTATCAAGAATGCGTTGCAGGCGGTTGATCCGGAGAAGGGGAGAATCGAAATCAATTCCGCCCCGGCGAAAGACATGAAATGCGTGGTTATACAGGTTATAGATAACGGTTCCGGAATTCCGGCGGCCTATGCCCGGCGGCTCTTTCGACCCGGATTCACCACCAAGAAGCGCGGATGGGGCCTGGGATTGACTCTGGCACGACGGATTGTCCAGGAATATCACAAAGGCAAAATATTTTTGGTTCGCTCCAAGCCGGGCGAGACGGTTTTTCAGATAACGCTCCCGGTGCAGGAAGCGACCAAGAAGAAGACGACATAG
- a CDS encoding Response regulator, producing MTKKKILWVDDEIDSLKPHILFLQQRGFEVLTASSGDDALVKVRKETLDLILLDEMMPGKDGLTTLEEIKEINPHLPVVMVTKSEEESLMEEAIGQKIDDYLTKPVNPSQVLMVAKRHLDTKKIISESQIKRYMTEINRFNQKLFGALEPQDWLEAGRILAAWDLEMDESPDEGLEQTHLGTRKEWNTEFTKYLDRHYLKWLHSDHRPVLSPDVLRKYMIPPLRAGQNVLLIVVDCMRLDQWMTIESLLAEFYNIQRESYFSLLPSATPFARNALFSGLFPDQIHQMYPDNYGGDDEGSLNRNEDRLLADFVAREKVKLTSNVRYEKVFDNTEGEVLAKRAADFYQSQLVAFVFNFLDIMAHGRSNNVILKEIAGSEAAFRSLMKSWFIHSPLFSILKSFADRKFTVIVTSDHGSVLCSRGTMAHGRRDTSTNLRYKYGDNLNVDTRHALLVKNPAEFRLPRFNLATTYIIAKEDYYFVYPNKYNEYIRQFQNSFQHGGISLEEMVVPIAVLTPR from the coding sequence ATGACTAAGAAAAAGATACTTTGGGTTGACGATGAAATTGATTCTCTGAAGCCGCACATTTTATTCCTTCAGCAGAGAGGGTTCGAAGTCCTGACGGCCAGTTCCGGCGACGATGCCCTGGTGAAGGTGCGTAAGGAAACGCTGGATTTGATATTACTCGATGAAATGATGCCGGGCAAAGACGGGTTGACGACTCTGGAAGAAATCAAAGAGATAAATCCTCATCTTCCGGTGGTGATGGTGACCAAATCGGAAGAGGAATCACTGATGGAGGAAGCGATCGGTCAGAAAATAGATGACTATCTGACCAAGCCGGTGAATCCGTCGCAGGTACTTATGGTGGCCAAACGTCATCTGGACACCAAGAAGATTATTTCCGAGAGCCAGATTAAGCGGTATATGACGGAAATCAACCGTTTTAATCAGAAGTTATTCGGGGCCCTGGAGCCGCAGGACTGGCTGGAGGCGGGAAGAATTTTGGCCGCCTGGGATTTGGAAATGGATGAATCTCCGGATGAAGGGCTGGAGCAGACACACCTGGGGACGCGCAAGGAATGGAACACGGAATTCACCAAATATCTGGATCGTCATTACCTGAAATGGCTGCATTCCGACCACCGGCCGGTTTTGTCACCGGACGTGTTGCGAAAGTACATGATTCCGCCGCTAAGGGCCGGGCAAAATGTCCTTCTCATCGTGGTAGACTGCATGCGCCTCGACCAATGGATGACGATTGAGTCGCTGCTGGCGGAATTTTACAATATTCAGAGAGAATCGTATTTTTCGCTATTGCCGTCGGCGACCCCGTTCGCCCGGAACGCCCTGTTTTCGGGACTATTCCCGGACCAGATTCATCAAATGTATCCGGATAATTATGGCGGCGATGACGAAGGCTCGCTGAACCGGAACGAGGATCGCCTTCTGGCCGATTTCGTGGCGCGGGAAAAAGTGAAATTGACTTCCAACGTGCGTTACGAGAAGGTTTTTGACAATACCGAAGGGGAAGTACTGGCGAAAAGAGCCGCCGATTTTTATCAATCTCAGCTGGTGGCCTTCGTATTCAATTTCCTTGATATCATGGCCCACGGAAGATCCAACAATGTAATTTTGAAGGAAATTGCCGGAAGCGAAGCGGCCTTCCGTTCCTTGATGAAAAGCTGGTTTATACATTCGCCTTTGTTTAGTATCCTGAAGTCATTCGCCGACAGGAAATTCACGGTGATTGTCACATCGGATCACGGGTCGGTGCTCTGTTCGCGAGGGACAATGGCGCACGGCCGGCGGGACACCTCGACCAATCTTCGCTACAAATACGGTGACAATTTGAATGTTGATACCCGCCACGCCCTGTTGGTGAAAAATCCGGCCGAATTTCGTCTGCCGCGGTTCAATCTGGCCACTACCTATATCATTGCCAAGGAAGATTATTACTTTGTCTATCCCAATAAATATAACGAGTATATCAGGCAGTTTCAGAATTCCTTTCAGCACGGCGGCATTTCGCTGGAAGAGATGGTGGTTCCGATCGCGGTTTTAACACCACGATGA
- the tsaE gene encoding tRNA threonylcarbamoyladenosine biosynthesis protein TsaE translates to MMMTKGRTVEVVSRSPEETQKAGQGLAALLKERDLVVLSGPLGAGKTCFIKGMALGLGVAEDDVKSPSFTLVNEYHGDKWLYHFDLYRLKDESELYQIGWDEYLLMEGIVVVEWGERAAGYLPNKRIEIEIAIIDNHTRKIEITYIG, encoded by the coding sequence ATGATGATGACCAAAGGTAGAACTGTCGAAGTCGTTTCCCGCTCGCCGGAGGAAACGCAGAAGGCCGGGCAAGGCCTGGCGGCGTTGCTGAAAGAGCGGGATCTGGTGGTCCTTTCGGGACCGCTGGGCGCCGGGAAAACTTGTTTCATTAAAGGGATGGCTTTAGGTTTGGGGGTCGCAGAGGACGATGTCAAATCCCCGTCGTTCACTTTGGTCAACGAATATCACGGAGATAAATGGCTCTATCATTTCGACCTTTACCGATTGAAAGATGAATCGGAGTTGTATCAAATCGGGTGGGATGAATATCTATTGATGGAGGGAATCGTGGTAGTCGAATGGGGCGAGCGGGCCGCCGGTTATCTCCCGAACAAACGAATCGAAATTGAAATCGCAATTATAGATAACCATACCAGAAAAATTGAAATAACCTATATCGGTTAA
- a CDS encoding hypothetical protein (Evidence 5 : Unknown function) — protein MISEMKNNSPILAIDSSTSTLRIGLIRDDGRIVRHESTDKFRHAEHILDLIDQALKEGGILPSELTGIVVATGPGSFTGLRVGMAAAKGLAEALKIPVAGLSVYRAVAAKIFGQFGPVTLLIPSRRDEFYYGCIDSASFDDGAIQIIHTENLLQAAGSRRLLFLDFNPDEFNFPQDALIDAEKALISIDDFLLKAKDLLKDGGDDLSLLEPIYIQKFPARIPQ, from the coding sequence ATGATATCTGAAATGAAGAATAACAGCCCCATTCTGGCCATCGATAGTTCCACCTCAACACTGCGGATTGGATTAATCCGAGACGACGGCAGGATTGTGCGTCATGAGAGCACGGATAAATTTCGTCACGCCGAACATATTCTGGACTTAATCGATCAGGCATTGAAAGAGGGTGGGATTTTACCTTCGGAATTGACGGGCATTGTCGTTGCGACAGGCCCGGGGTCGTTCACCGGACTTCGCGTGGGAATGGCGGCGGCCAAAGGGTTGGCGGAAGCGTTGAAAATCCCGGTGGCCGGTCTTTCGGTGTACAGGGCCGTGGCGGCCAAGATTTTCGGGCAGTTTGGCCCTGTCACGCTTTTGATACCGTCGCGACGCGATGAATTTTATTATGGCTGTATCGACTCCGCTAGTTTCGACGACGGCGCTATTCAGATAATTCATACCGAAAATTTGCTCCAGGCCGCCGGATCGCGAAGACTTTTATTTCTTGATTTTAATCCGGACGAATTTAATTTCCCACAGGACGCCCTTATCGACGCGGAGAAAGCGCTAATTTCAATCGATGATTTTCTATTGAAGGCCAAGGATCTGCTTAAAGACGGCGGGGATGATTTGTCCTTGCTGGAGCCGATTTATATCCAAAAATTTCCCGCCAGGATACCGCAATGA
- a CDS encoding Ribosomal-protein-alanine acetyltransferase, with translation MKERGKEEFLIKIRPMRPCDIAPITLIETRIFSDPWPMTAFEEELQRENGGFFVAESDGTVTGYIGYIIAAGEAQIINVGVAPEFQGKSIAKRLISHIFKIAEKEDCEYIFLDVRPSNTAAISLYRQFGFVELYRRPGYYRLPNEDAIVMVKNLREE, from the coding sequence ATGAAGGAACGGGGAAAAGAGGAATTTTTAATAAAAATACGGCCGATGCGCCCCTGTGACATAGCACCGATTACTTTGATCGAAACCCGAATTTTCAGCGACCCCTGGCCGATGACGGCATTCGAGGAGGAATTGCAGAGAGAAAACGGCGGTTTTTTTGTGGCGGAAAGTGACGGAACCGTAACCGGTTACATCGGATATATTATTGCCGCCGGCGAGGCCCAGATTATCAATGTCGGCGTGGCTCCGGAATTTCAAGGGAAATCTATTGCCAAACGGCTTATAAGCCATATCTTTAAAATTGCAGAAAAAGAAGATTGTGAGTATATTTTTTTGGATGTGCGGCCAAGCAATACGGCCGCCATTAGTTTATATAGGCAATTTGGGTTTGTGGAACTATATCGGAGGCCGGGTTATTATCGCCTTCCCAACGAGGATGCCATCGTGATGGTCAAGAACCTCAGGGAGGAGTAA
- the accD gene encoding acetyl-CoA carboxylase, beta (carboxyltranferase) subunit (Evidence 2a : Function from experimental evidences in other organisms; PubMedId : 11157970, 1355086, 1355089, 1886618, 3040734, 3040739, 7678242; Product type e : enzyme), translated as MEWFRKAKEGLTRQEKKEIPDGLWSKCTSCGEIIYTKQLESNFWVCTNCNYHFRISSAKYIKILLDDGQLEEFDSNLESLDPLHFKDSKKYPDRVKAAQAKSGLKDAVIAGIGSIDKIKVSFAIMDFDFVGGSMGSVVGEKVARAIERAIDMKIPLIIVSCSGGARMQEGILSLMQMAKTSALLAVLAEKGLPFISVLTNPTTAGVMASYASLGDVIIAEPKALLGFAGARVIKETIGQDLPPGFQSSEFFLEKGFLDKIVERGQLRDTLALLLKYFQK; from the coding sequence ATGGAATGGTTCAGAAAAGCCAAGGAAGGGCTGACGCGTCAGGAGAAGAAAGAAATTCCCGACGGCTTGTGGTCGAAATGCACTTCCTGCGGTGAAATCATATACACCAAGCAATTGGAAAGCAATTTCTGGGTCTGCACCAATTGCAATTATCATTTCCGTATTTCGAGCGCCAAGTATATAAAAATCCTGCTTGATGACGGGCAACTTGAGGAATTTGATTCGAACCTGGAATCACTCGATCCGCTCCATTTCAAAGATTCCAAAAAATATCCCGACCGTGTCAAGGCGGCTCAGGCCAAATCGGGCCTGAAAGATGCCGTTATAGCCGGAATCGGGTCGATCGACAAGATAAAAGTTTCCTTCGCCATCATGGATTTTGATTTTGTCGGCGGTTCGATGGGTTCGGTGGTAGGTGAAAAAGTGGCCCGCGCCATCGAGCGCGCTATCGATATGAAAATCCCCTTAATCATAGTATCCTGTTCCGGCGGGGCGCGGATGCAGGAGGGAATATTGTCCCTTATGCAGATGGCCAAGACCTCGGCTCTTCTGGCCGTTCTGGCAGAGAAAGGCCTGCCGTTTATTTCGGTTCTAACCAATCCAACCACGGCCGGGGTGATGGCCAGTTATGCTTCCCTGGGAGATGTTATTATAGCCGAGCCGAAGGCGCTCCTGGGATTCGCCGGGGCCCGGGTCATAAAGGAAACAATCGGGCAGGATCTGCCTCCGGGATTTCAGTCCTCGGAATTCTTCCTCGAAAAGGGGTTTCTCGACAAAATTGTGGAGCGAGGACAATTGCGAGATACCCTGGCCCTTCTATTGAAATATTTCCAGAAATAG
- a CDS encoding conserved hypothetical protein (Evidence 4 : Unknown function but conserved in other organisms) — protein MMTRVDGRYRSALRFILSRELFGMKLGLENVAGFLDSLGNPQHNFRSIHIAGTNGKGSTAAYLDAVFRRAGYKTGLFTSPHLVDFRERIKIDGKKINEEYITAFVEKHRREISRRKITYFEVCTALAFSYFAERKVDMAIIEVGLGGRLDATNTILPELSIITDISYDHTHILGKTLRKIAFEKAGIIKKDIPVLMGLLPLSAEREILKVSRERSAPMVKLSKSNFSQIDKKFGFRYKHGGLILNNLHSSLPGEHQMGNAALSIRAIEMMRQRGFVISDRDIRESIEGTVWPGRFQIVKRPGYPTVILDVGHNPGGMKAMAKCFRALYPGRKAAVVVGMVQTKDLRKSLANLGPISSRLEITRLKTHRTVEPEAVAALFPKWRDKISVSQSLTRAARKLIAKGDSDDIVIVCGSHYGVGEFLENQDLIYAK, from the coding sequence ATGATGACCAGAGTTGACGGCCGATATAGATCGGCCCTTAGATTTATTCTTTCCCGAGAGTTGTTCGGGATGAAACTCGGTCTCGAAAATGTGGCCGGGTTTCTGGATTCGCTAGGAAATCCTCAGCATAATTTCCGCTCGATTCATATTGCGGGGACCAACGGTAAAGGCTCCACGGCGGCGTATCTGGACGCCGTCTTCCGCCGGGCCGGGTATAAAACCGGGCTTTTCACATCGCCGCATCTGGTCGATTTTCGGGAACGAATAAAAATAGACGGGAAGAAAATTAACGAGGAATACATTACGGCTTTTGTCGAGAAACACCGGCGGGAGATATCCCGAAGAAAAATAACTTACTTTGAGGTGTGCACCGCCCTGGCATTCTCCTATTTCGCGGAAAGAAAAGTTGATATGGCGATAATCGAAGTTGGGTTGGGGGGGAGACTGGATGCCACTAATACAATCCTGCCGGAACTTTCCATTATAACCGACATTTCGTATGACCATACCCATATCCTGGGAAAAACCCTGCGCAAAATAGCGTTTGAAAAGGCCGGCATAATCAAGAAGGATATTCCCGTCCTGATGGGACTATTGCCGCTTTCGGCGGAAAGGGAAATTCTGAAGGTGAGCCGTGAAAGATCGGCGCCGATGGTGAAATTGAGCAAAAGTAATTTCTCGCAAATTGATAAGAAATTCGGATTTCGCTATAAACATGGCGGTTTGATTTTGAATAATTTACATTCCAGTCTGCCGGGCGAACATCAGATGGGAAATGCGGCACTATCGATCCGGGCTATTGAAATGATGCGCCAAAGAGGTTTTGTGATATCTGATAGGGATATTCGTGAAAGTATCGAAGGGACGGTTTGGCCGGGCCGCTTCCAAATAGTGAAACGGCCGGGATATCCGACCGTAATCCTCGATGTCGGCCATAATCCCGGAGGTATGAAGGCGATGGCCAAATGTTTTCGCGCCCTCTATCCCGGGCGCAAGGCGGCAGTAGTTGTGGGGATGGTGCAGACGAAAGATCTGCGGAAATCGCTGGCCAATTTGGGGCCGATTTCGTCGCGTCTGGAGATAACTCGTCTCAAAACCCATCGGACGGTGGAGCCCGAAGCAGTCGCGGCCCTTTTCCCAAAGTGGCGGGACAAAATTTCCGTATCACAGTCACTGACCCGTGCCGCCAGGAAACTGATTGCTAAGGGAGATTCTGACGATATAGTGATTGTCTGCGGTTCCCATTACGGAGTCGGCGAATTTTTGGAGAATCAGGATTTGATTTATGCCAAATAG